One Glycine soja cultivar W05 chromosome 2, ASM419377v2, whole genome shotgun sequence genomic region harbors:
- the LOC114399234 gene encoding protein ESKIMO 1-like isoform X1, translating to MQPLRRKTPLFTSEMGTMKGRKNNNLSIFVVVFSIFLFGLFMYNEDVNSIAEFPFSSPKAHETQEGGEPNKHVDSVQDSVVVQRESEKKDVEDTATVKVSSKRSTSRAQLEKSGAEDEDSDERVDLKTVVEKEKKIEMPRAEEEEEVEEEEEEKEEEEEEEEEKVELPPEDCDLFTGEWVLDNVTHPLYKEDKCEFLTSQVTCMKNGRPDSLYQNWKWKPRDCSLPKFKPKLLFQKIRGKRLMFVGDSLNRNQWESMVCMVNSAVPSHNKTWYKTGSLAIFKIQEPEHVTTVEFYWAPFLVESNSDDPNMHSILNRIIMPESIEKHGVNWKDVDYLIFNTYIWWMNTFSMKVLRGSFDEGSTEYDEVPRPIAYGRVINTWSKWIDDNIDPNRTKVFFSSTSPLHIKSENWNNPDGIKCAKEITPVLNMSTPLDVGTDRRLFTIANNVTQSMKVPVYFINITSLSELRKDAHTSVYTIRQGKMLTPEQQADPTTYADCIHWCLPGLPDTWNEFLYTRIISQS from the exons ATGCAGCCTCTTCGAAGAAAAACTCCTCTATTCACCTCAGAAATGGGGACAATGAAGGGTCGCAAGAACAACAACCTCTCCATCTTCGTGGTGGTGTTCTCCATCTTCCTCTTTGGGCTCTTCATGTACAACGAGGATGTTAATTCCATTGCTGAATTCCCATTCTCGAGTCCCAAAGCGCATGAGACACAAGAAGGAGGAGAACCTAATAAACATGTTGATTCTGTTCAAGACAGTGTTGTTGTTCAAAGGGAGAGTGAGAAGAAGGATGTGGAAGACACTGCCACGGTAAAAGTTTCTTCTAAGAGGAGTACTTCAAGGGCTCAGCTAGAGAAGAGTGGTGCTGAGGATGAGGATTCTGATGAGCGTGTTGATTTGAAAACTGTTgtggagaaggagaagaagattgAAATGCCACGTgcggaggaagaggaagaggtggaagaagaagaagaggaaaaagaagaagaagaagaagaagaagaggagaaaGTTGAGTTGCCACCAGAAGATTGTGACTTGTTCACTGGGGAGTGGGTTTTGGATAACGTGACACACCCTTTGTACAAAGAAGACAAGTGTGAGTTTCTCACTTCGCAAGTGACATGCATGAAGAATGGACGACCAGATTCTTTGTATCAGAATTGGAAGTGGAAGCCAAGAGATTGTTCTCTGCCAAA GTTCAAACCGAAGCTTTTGTTTCAGAAGATTAGAGGGAAGAGGCTTATGTTTGTTGGAGATTCACTGAATAGGAACCAGTGGGAATCAATGGTTTGTATGGTCAATTCTGCGGTTCCTTCACATAACAAGACCTGGTACAAGACTGGTTCACTTGCTATCTTCAAAATCCAG GAGCCGGAGCACGTTACCACGGTGGAATTCTATTGGGCACCATTCCTTGTAGAGTCAAATTCAGATGATCCAAACATGCACAGCATATTAAACCGTATAATCATGCCTGAATCAATAGAAAAGCATGGAGTGAATTGGAAGGATGTGGACTACTTGATCTTTAACACCTACATATGGTGGATGAACACTTTCTCTATGAAAGTCCT ACGAGGGTCATTTGATGAAGGATCCACGGAATATGATGAAGTTCCTCGGCCAATAGCATATGGGAGAGTCATAAACACATGGTCAAAATGGATAGATGACAACATTGACCCAAATCGAACCAAAGTTTTCTTCAGCAGCACGTCCCCTCTTCATATCAA GAGTGAGAATTGGAACAACCCAGATGGTATAAAATGTGCCAAGGAGATCACTCCGGTTCTCAACATGTCAACCccattggatgtaggcacagatCGTCGCCTTTTTACAATTGCCAACAATGTCACTCAGTCAATGAAGGTGCCAGTGTACTTCATTAACATCACTTCTTTGTCAGAATTGAGAAAAGATGCACACACTTCTGTTTACACCATACGCCAAGGCAAAATGCTAACTCCAGAACAACAAGCTGATCCTACTACTTATGCCGATTGCATCCATTGGTGTTTACCAGGATTACCTGACACTTGGAACGAGTTCCTCTATACAAGGATCATCTCTCAATCTTGA
- the LOC114399234 gene encoding protein ESKIMO 1-like isoform X2 — translation MGTMKGRKNNNLSIFVVVFSIFLFGLFMYNEDVNSIAEFPFSSPKAHETQEGGEPNKHVDSVQDSVVVQRESEKKDVEDTATVKVSSKRSTSRAQLEKSGAEDEDSDERVDLKTVVEKEKKIEMPRAEEEEEVEEEEEEKEEEEEEEEEKVELPPEDCDLFTGEWVLDNVTHPLYKEDKCEFLTSQVTCMKNGRPDSLYQNWKWKPRDCSLPKFKPKLLFQKIRGKRLMFVGDSLNRNQWESMVCMVNSAVPSHNKTWYKTGSLAIFKIQEPEHVTTVEFYWAPFLVESNSDDPNMHSILNRIIMPESIEKHGVNWKDVDYLIFNTYIWWMNTFSMKVLRGSFDEGSTEYDEVPRPIAYGRVINTWSKWIDDNIDPNRTKVFFSSTSPLHIKSENWNNPDGIKCAKEITPVLNMSTPLDVGTDRRLFTIANNVTQSMKVPVYFINITSLSELRKDAHTSVYTIRQGKMLTPEQQADPTTYADCIHWCLPGLPDTWNEFLYTRIISQS, via the exons ATGGGGACAATGAAGGGTCGCAAGAACAACAACCTCTCCATCTTCGTGGTGGTGTTCTCCATCTTCCTCTTTGGGCTCTTCATGTACAACGAGGATGTTAATTCCATTGCTGAATTCCCATTCTCGAGTCCCAAAGCGCATGAGACACAAGAAGGAGGAGAACCTAATAAACATGTTGATTCTGTTCAAGACAGTGTTGTTGTTCAAAGGGAGAGTGAGAAGAAGGATGTGGAAGACACTGCCACGGTAAAAGTTTCTTCTAAGAGGAGTACTTCAAGGGCTCAGCTAGAGAAGAGTGGTGCTGAGGATGAGGATTCTGATGAGCGTGTTGATTTGAAAACTGTTgtggagaaggagaagaagattgAAATGCCACGTgcggaggaagaggaagaggtggaagaagaagaagaggaaaaagaagaagaagaagaagaagaagaggagaaaGTTGAGTTGCCACCAGAAGATTGTGACTTGTTCACTGGGGAGTGGGTTTTGGATAACGTGACACACCCTTTGTACAAAGAAGACAAGTGTGAGTTTCTCACTTCGCAAGTGACATGCATGAAGAATGGACGACCAGATTCTTTGTATCAGAATTGGAAGTGGAAGCCAAGAGATTGTTCTCTGCCAAA GTTCAAACCGAAGCTTTTGTTTCAGAAGATTAGAGGGAAGAGGCTTATGTTTGTTGGAGATTCACTGAATAGGAACCAGTGGGAATCAATGGTTTGTATGGTCAATTCTGCGGTTCCTTCACATAACAAGACCTGGTACAAGACTGGTTCACTTGCTATCTTCAAAATCCAG GAGCCGGAGCACGTTACCACGGTGGAATTCTATTGGGCACCATTCCTTGTAGAGTCAAATTCAGATGATCCAAACATGCACAGCATATTAAACCGTATAATCATGCCTGAATCAATAGAAAAGCATGGAGTGAATTGGAAGGATGTGGACTACTTGATCTTTAACACCTACATATGGTGGATGAACACTTTCTCTATGAAAGTCCT ACGAGGGTCATTTGATGAAGGATCCACGGAATATGATGAAGTTCCTCGGCCAATAGCATATGGGAGAGTCATAAACACATGGTCAAAATGGATAGATGACAACATTGACCCAAATCGAACCAAAGTTTTCTTCAGCAGCACGTCCCCTCTTCATATCAA GAGTGAGAATTGGAACAACCCAGATGGTATAAAATGTGCCAAGGAGATCACTCCGGTTCTCAACATGTCAACCccattggatgtaggcacagatCGTCGCCTTTTTACAATTGCCAACAATGTCACTCAGTCAATGAAGGTGCCAGTGTACTTCATTAACATCACTTCTTTGTCAGAATTGAGAAAAGATGCACACACTTCTGTTTACACCATACGCCAAGGCAAAATGCTAACTCCAGAACAACAAGCTGATCCTACTACTTATGCCGATTGCATCCATTGGTGTTTACCAGGATTACCTGACACTTGGAACGAGTTCCTCTATACAAGGATCATCTCTCAATCTTGA